A stretch of Exiguobacterium sp. BMC-KP DNA encodes these proteins:
- the pheT gene encoding phenylalanine--tRNA ligase subunit beta — MLVSKQWLNEYVDVSHISGQDLADLITKSGIEVEGVDVRDESLNNIVVGRVLTKEKHPEADKLNVTTVDIGQEEPVQIVCGAPNVEAGQDVIVARVGARLPGIKIKRAKLRGVVSEGMICSLEELGFEKKYIREDEQDGIHTFREPVTPGQDVLELLGLRDEILELGLTPNRSDCLSMYGVAHEVAALYDTTPTFPVVDVKEAESATTVNVTLDSEDCPFYAAREIQGVTIQESPTWLKNRLIANGIRPINNVVDVTNFVLLETGQPLHSFDAEKLGKQIVVRQAHAGEAFTTLDEVERTLDSSMLVITDGERPVALAGVMGGANTEVDGSTTSIILESAYFAPISVRKTSRVLGLRSDSSARFEKGVDPRRVLLALDRAAALIAELSGGTVQAGIAQAGTLELDDHLIEASVSYINHRLGMEIEGTVMQTLLERLGLGVELSGDALTVSVPTRRQDLKIPADLSEEVARLYGYDALTSSLPSEASRGFLPKRNVHRRQLRRTLQGAGLSQAITYSLTSEQRAMQFNEREDLHPVKLAMPISEARSTLRTSLIPGLLEVAQHNVARQHADVAFYELGSVYLQRDASLETLPIEQEMIGGVAVGVSEQHRAHGTLVKTDFFVMKGIVETLASASGITLTFEAANIPSMHPGRTARILLDGEAIGFVGQVHPGLSKEQYGLKEVYVFELEAMALRSKEEQVYSEISRFPSMTRDLAIVVERSVTAQSIVDVMTEAAGPLLQAIELFDVYTGENVGEHEKSFAFSLRYQNKERTLVDEEITTAQQRVVDAVKETFNAELRA; from the coding sequence CGTCACGACAGTTGACATCGGACAAGAAGAACCCGTCCAAATCGTTTGTGGTGCACCGAACGTCGAAGCAGGACAAGATGTCATTGTCGCGCGTGTCGGAGCTCGGTTACCAGGGATTAAAATCAAACGTGCAAAATTGCGCGGTGTCGTCTCGGAAGGGATGATCTGTTCACTTGAAGAACTCGGATTCGAAAAGAAATATATCCGAGAAGATGAGCAAGATGGGATTCATACGTTCCGTGAACCAGTCACACCGGGACAAGATGTTTTAGAATTACTCGGTCTACGTGACGAAATCCTAGAACTTGGCTTGACACCGAACCGCTCGGATTGCCTCAGCATGTATGGTGTCGCACACGAAGTGGCTGCGCTTTATGATACAACACCAACGTTCCCGGTCGTTGATGTCAAAGAAGCAGAATCTGCGACGACAGTCAACGTGACGCTTGATTCAGAAGACTGCCCGTTCTACGCGGCACGAGAAATCCAAGGGGTGACGATTCAAGAATCACCGACTTGGTTAAAAAACCGCTTGATCGCAAATGGCATTCGTCCAATCAATAACGTCGTCGACGTCACGAACTTCGTTTTACTTGAAACAGGTCAGCCGCTTCATTCATTCGATGCGGAAAAACTCGGGAAACAAATCGTCGTGCGTCAAGCACATGCAGGTGAAGCATTCACGACGTTAGACGAAGTCGAGCGGACACTTGATTCTTCGATGCTCGTCATCACAGACGGAGAACGCCCAGTAGCACTTGCTGGTGTCATGGGTGGAGCAAATACAGAAGTGGACGGAAGTACGACATCGATCATTTTAGAGTCTGCTTATTTCGCACCGATTTCTGTCCGGAAGACGAGCCGTGTTCTTGGACTCCGTTCGGATTCAAGCGCGCGATTCGAAAAAGGCGTTGACCCACGTCGTGTCTTGTTAGCGCTTGATCGTGCAGCAGCGTTGATCGCTGAACTCTCAGGTGGAACGGTTCAAGCGGGTATCGCTCAAGCTGGAACGCTTGAGTTAGACGATCATTTGATTGAAGCGAGTGTTTCATACATCAATCACCGTCTAGGGATGGAGATTGAAGGAACGGTCATGCAAACGTTGCTTGAACGTCTCGGTCTCGGTGTTGAGTTGTCGGGGGATGCCTTAACGGTCAGCGTACCGACTCGCCGCCAAGACTTGAAAATTCCAGCTGATTTGTCAGAAGAAGTCGCACGGCTTTATGGTTATGATGCACTGACTTCAAGTCTACCGTCTGAAGCAAGCCGTGGTTTCTTACCGAAACGCAACGTCCATCGTCGTCAATTACGCCGGACATTACAAGGGGCAGGTCTTTCGCAAGCGATCACGTATTCGTTGACGAGCGAACAACGGGCGATGCAATTCAATGAACGGGAAGACCTGCATCCGGTCAAACTCGCGATGCCAATCAGTGAAGCACGTTCGACACTGCGGACATCCCTCATTCCAGGATTGCTTGAAGTCGCACAACATAACGTCGCTCGACAGCATGCTGACGTCGCATTCTATGAACTTGGTAGTGTGTATCTACAACGAGATGCATCACTTGAGACACTTCCAATCGAACAAGAAATGATTGGTGGCGTCGCAGTCGGTGTGTCAGAACAACATCGTGCTCACGGAACACTTGTTAAAACAGATTTCTTCGTCATGAAAGGGATCGTCGAGACACTAGCATCTGCATCTGGCATCACATTGACGTTCGAGGCGGCAAACATTCCATCGATGCACCCCGGACGTACAGCGCGGATTCTACTGGACGGAGAAGCAATCGGATTTGTCGGTCAAGTACATCCAGGCCTGTCAAAAGAACAGTATGGATTGAAAGAAGTGTACGTCTTTGAATTAGAAGCGATGGCACTACGTTCGAAAGAAGAACAGGTCTACTCGGAAATTTCACGTTTCCCATCGATGACACGTGACTTAGCGATCGTCGTCGAACGATCAGTGACGGCACAATCCATCGTCGATGTCATGACAGAAGCAGCGGGTCCGCTCCTGCAAGCAATTGAATTATTCGATGTCTACACAGGAGAAAACGTTGGCGAACATGAAAAGTCGTTCGCGTTCTCTCTTCGTTACCAAAACAAGGAACGAACATTAGTAGATGAAGAAATTACGACAGCACAACAACGTGTCGTCGACGCAGTGAAAGAAACGTTCAATGCGGAACTTCGCGCGTAA